A window from Odocoileus virginianus isolate 20LAN1187 ecotype Illinois chromosome 24, Ovbor_1.2, whole genome shotgun sequence encodes these proteins:
- the LOC110151487 gene encoding keratin, type II cytoskeletal 5-like, whose product MTQRSSITIKSGGSRNFSASSANLLSGCRPSFSSISMIQSGKSFGGGFGGGFGTRSLHSFGGNKRISISSGYRSNRTSFGGAGYGLGLGGIGYRVGGVGSGYGFGGGMMSGAGGIHEVTINQSLLTPLHLEIDPSLQRVRKEEREQIKTLNNKFASFIDKVRFLEQQNKVLETKWSLLQEHKATRVNLEPMFEGYINNLRRQLDSLGGERSRLEVELKSMQEVVEDFKNKYEEEINRRTAAENEFVVLKKDVDAAYMNKVELEAKVEALMDEINFLRSFYEAELAQLHAQISETSVVLSMDNNRKLDLDSIISEVKAQYEDIANRSRAEAESWYQIKYEELQRSAGRHGEDLRSTRMEISELNRVIQRLRSEIENVKKQCATLQAAIADAEQRGELALKDAKHKLAELEEALQKAKQDMARQLREYQELMNVKLALDIEIATYRKLLEGEECRLTGEGVGPVNISVVSSSGGSGYSGGGGLCVTGGGYGFGSSGFGSSGGSFSSTSGRGMSGTSSSMRIISKTSSSKSYRS is encoded by the exons ATGACCCAACGATCCTCTATCACCATCAAGTCAGGAGGCTCTCGGAACTTCAGTGCTTCCTCAGCCAACCTCCTCTCAGGCTGCCGGCCCAGCTTCAGTTCCATCTCCATGATCCAGAGTGGGAAGAGCTTCGGGGGTGGCTTTGGAGGTGGCTTTGGAACCAGGAGCCTCCACAGCTTTGGGGGTAACAAGAGAATCTCCATCAGCAGCGGCTACCGCTCCAACCGGACCAGCTTCGGGGGTGCTGGCTATGGGCTGGGTCTTGGGGGCATAGGGTACAGAGTGGGAGGAGTTGGCAGCGGCTATGGGTTTGGAGGTGGGATGATGTCTGGCGCTGGAGGTATCCATGAGGTCACCATCAATCAGAGCCTCCTGACTCCCCTTCACCTGGAGATCGATCCGTCCCTCCAGCGGGTGcgaaaggaggagagggagcagaTCAAGACCCTTAACAACAAGTTCGCCTCCTTCATCGACAAG GTGCGGTTCCTGGAGCAGCAGAACAAGGTCCTGGAGACCAAATGGAGCCTCCTGCAGGAGCATAAAGCAACCAGGGTCAATCTCGAGCCCATGTTTGAAGGTTACATCAACAACCTGAGGCGGCAGCTGGACAGCCTTGGGGGAGAGCGCTCGAGGCTGGAGGTGGAGCTGAAGAGCATGCAGGAAGTGGTGGAGGACTTCAAGAACAA GTATGAAGAGGAAATCAACAGGCGCACAGCAGCTGAGAATGAGTTTGTGGTGCTCAAGAAG GATGTGGATGCTGCCTACATGAACAAAGTGGAACTGGAGGCCAAGGTGGAAGCCTTAATGGATGAGATCAACTTCCTGAGGTCTTTCTATGAAGCG GAGCTGGCACAGCTTCATGCCCAGATCTCCGAGACCTCTGTGGTCCTGTCCATGGACAACAACCGCAAGCTAGACCTGGACAGCATCATCTCTGAGGTCAAGGCCCAATATGAGGACATCGCCAACCGCAGCCGGGCCGAGGCTGAGTCCTGGTACCAGATCAAG TACGAGGAGCTGCAACGGTCTGCCGGCCGGCACGGGGAAGACCTCCGCTCCACCAGGATGGAGATCTCTGAGTTGAACCGGGTGATACAGAGGCTGCGCTCTGAGATTGAAAACGTGAAGAAGCAG TGTGCCACGCTCCAGGCTGCCATCGCCGATGCTGAGCAGCGTGGGGAGCTGGCCCTCAAGGATGCCAAGCACAAGCTGGCCGAGCTGGAGGAGGCCCTGCAGAAGGCCAAGCAGGACATGGCGCGGCAGTTGCGTGAATATCAGGAGCTGATGAACGTCAAGCTGGCCCTGGACATTGAGATCGCCACCTACAGGAAGCTGCTGGAGGGCGAGGAGTGCAG ACTCACTGGAGAAGGTGTTGGGCCCGTGAATATCT CCGTGGTCTCCTCCTCCGGGGGCTCGGGATACAGCGGGGGCGGCGGCCTCTGCGTGACCGGGGGCGGCTATGGCTTCGGCAGCAGCGGCTTCGGCAGCAGCGGTGGTAGCTTCAGCTCCACCAGCGGCCGCGGCATGAGCGGCACCAGCTCCAGCATGCGCATCATCTCCAAGACCTCGTCCAGCAAGAGTTACAGGAGCTAA